A genomic region of Ignavibacteriota bacterium contains the following coding sequences:
- a CDS encoding ABC transporter ATP-binding protein codes for MITIEHIAKYYQVGMEEVQALRDVSLKIDKNEYVAIMGPSGSGKSTLMNILGCLDTPTKGLYTFTNKNVSDMNDNELASIRNKEIGFVFQTFNLLARSNALHNVELPLIYAGVSKEERRERAKDALIKVNLEDRMDHRPNELSGGQRQRVAIARALVTNPSIILADEPTGNLDTKTGEDIMALFENLYKLGNTIILVTHEEYIAEHANRIIRLRDGLIEKDEIITNRRVAVPLKLEV; via the coding sequence ATAATTACAATTGAACATATTGCAAAATACTATCAAGTTGGAATGGAAGAAGTACAAGCTTTAAGAGATGTTTCATTAAAAATTGATAAAAATGAATATGTTGCCATTATGGGTCCTTCCGGTTCTGGTAAATCTACTCTTATGAATATTTTAGGCTGTTTGGATACACCAACAAAAGGGCTTTATACATTTACAAATAAAAATGTAAGTGATATGAATGATAATGAGCTTGCTTCAATTAGAAATAAAGAAATTGGATTTGTATTTCAGACTTTCAATTTGCTTGCCAGGTCAAATGCACTGCATAACGTTGAACTTCCGCTAATTTATGCCGGTGTAAGTAAGGAAGAACGCAGAGAAAGAGCAAAAGATGCATTGATTAAAGTTAACCTTGAAGATCGTATGGATCATAGACCCAATGAACTTTCGGGAGGACAAAGACAAAGAGTTGCTATCGCGCGTGCGCTTGTTACAAATCCATCAATTATATTAGCCGATGAACCGACAGGAAACCTTGATACAAAGACCGGTGAAGATATTATGGCACTGTTTGAAAATCTTTATAAACTCGGCAATACAATTATTTTAGTAACACACGAAGAATATATTGCGGAGCATGCAAATCGTATTATCCGTTTAAGAGACGGACTAATTGAGAAAGATGAAATAATTACTAATAGAAGAGTAGCAGTTCCTCTAAAATTAGAAGTATAA